In Desulfurellaceae bacterium, the following proteins share a genomic window:
- a CDS encoding type II toxin-antitoxin system HicB family antitoxin: MQKHTLTAYIEFDPDTQLFVGTIPALPGAHTQGATLDELRHNLQEVVEVCLEERREQGEELELTPFIGIQQISVSV, encoded by the coding sequence ATGCAAAAACACACCCTGACTGCCTATATCGAGTTCGATCCTGATACACAGCTTTTTGTCGGCACTATTCCAGCGCTCCCCGGAGCGCATACGCAAGGCGCAACCCTTGATGAGCTGCGACACAATCTTCAGGAAGTTGTTGAAGTGTGTCTGGAAGAAAGGCGAGAGCAAGGAGAAGAGCTTGAACTCACCCCGTTCATCGGTATTCAGCAGATTTCAGTAAGCGTGTGA
- a CDS encoding type II toxin-antitoxin system RelE/ParE family toxin: MKRQLVVERAVEEDLVATTTDILQDSPSAARRFVTAARRTFEQLAQQPEMGRQYQTSHPRLQGLRIWRIRGFTRHLIFYRVTEQTVFIERVLYGGRDIARILDGGD; this comes from the coding sequence GTGAAACGGCAGCTTGTTGTTGAGCGAGCGGTGGAAGAAGACCTCGTTGCAACGACCACGGATATTCTGCAAGATAGTCCGTCTGCTGCCAGGCGATTTGTTACAGCCGCACGCAGGACGTTTGAACAGTTAGCGCAACAACCGGAAATGGGCAGACAGTACCAGACTTCCCATCCACGGTTACAGGGACTCCGCATCTGGCGCATTCGAGGGTTTACCAGACATCTTATTTTTTACCGTGTCACAGAGCAGACCGTTTTCATCGAGCGTGTCCTGTACGGTGGACGAGATATCGCTCGGATTCTGGATGGTGGGGACTGA